The genomic window aacagggaaacaACTTAAATTTTCCTATTAACTATGTCTGGATTCAACTCATCTAACTACTctaatacaacaacaacaaaattaagatACAAATCCGCCTTACAGAGTGCTAGCAACATAAGATAACAGATTGCATGTAGCTACTTGATAACTAGGCTCTAGTGCCATGATAGAGAAGGTTTTCCACGTGTCTTTTATTAGAAAGCAGATCCTGCAtaagaaaataacttctgaattGTTACTTCTATTTTTTTGATTGCTATTTATAATTTAATCTCTAGTGGATTTGCAGACCAGTTACCCTCAATCAATTTTAAACACCTATCCTGAGAAAcacagctttaaaagcaaaagctatAAAACAACCTGGTTCTAAAGCATCATGAAAAACACAGGGAATAGCTTTGCTTCTTTTcacttcagtttggttttttgatgGGCACAGCTGGTGAAAGGCATTTTGATGCAGAATAACTTAGTTTTCAGCTGCTCATTAAAAAGCCTGTTGGACCCTTGAACCAGCTACTGTGATTTTAGAACCTCAGAGTATTAGGATCTTCAATTCAGACCTTTAGATAttgaacaaacaaaaatgaagagcacTCCATTGTAGTTTGGTTGCAATGCTGTTTTCAACACACGTACCTTACGTGGAGGGTAAACATGCTCTGATCCGTTAGGCTGATACACTGTAGGTTCTTAACCACTGCATCTTTTCAGAGTCTTTACTTGCCAAgttcaagcaaacaaacaaacaaaacccaaatccaaACCACCTTTGCATTTTGCTCATCATTGAGCAACCAGAAGTTAAAAACATCACCCATTCTGCGTCAAGCCTGTGAGGTCAGGAAGGGAAACAGCCTCCCAGTGAAAGCTTGTCTTCAAAGTCATGCCAGGAGTGGATAGGTAACGGAGGAAGATTTAGTTTCACATGGGTGACTGCTCATGTTGGGAATAGATAGCCAGAAAAATTCATCACTAGTACGCAGCAAAGCCAGTAGAAAAGACAATGGGAATTACACTAAGCAGTTTTACTGACACAAGTGCTGATGTCTTCAGCGTTGCAGGAGCAGAGGTGATTTTCCCTTGTTTTCCATATTGTCAGCAGCCATTGCAGCCTCACAACTCGCTCCCCTGATGTCACATGTAACACAGCCCTTTAAAAAGGAACAAGAACGTAGTaatttaaattctcctttttatGAGTATATTTCAAAGAGTCAAATCCTGATAGCATGATACGTTGCAATCCCTTGAAACGTCTTGCCAATGGGCTGAAATCTCTCTAAAAGCAAAGATCACACAGGTATAATTTTCAGAAGCAGGTACTTGCACCTCCAACTTATCTTGTCTCGAAAATGAATTCTTCGGTTAGTGGAACATACACTTTTAGCTTTGAGATAAAAAGGTACGTGCCTTCCTTGAACTTGAAGGCCTAATCTTTCAGCTTTATAAGCAAGCTGCTCATTAAGGATTTGGACTGCAGGCTGAACAGCAACAATACCGACCaacaaaaaaaggctgaaatgccCGAGTGTATTGACAGAccagatttttctccttcttgaGAAATGCTGTGATATTGAAATAAAGTATTAAAATAGAAACCCTGTCTTTCTTTCTACTGTCAGAAGCCTGGTTGCATTTGCAAAATGATAATTTTTATTGGAAACATGACCTACTGCTTAGGAACCTTAGATAGTTTCAGCACCTTAGATATCAAGTATTTATATTTGCACACCAATACATCTCACAACATTTGAGATGTAAACATTCAACAGAATTTTCTGCAAGACCACTGGACTTCATTTTGCTATCTGAATCAAACACACAGTCCTAACCACATAGGGGACATAAGATTTTTATCAACAAGGTATTAGGAAAACAAAGGCTAATTTTCTGGTCTTGTTCCAGAGCCAAGGACACAGATTTCTCAATTTTTCTGCTCTAAGAGTAAATACCACAGCTTATGATGCCATATTTGAAAATCCCAGCACATAGAGCATACAGTCCTATAACAGACATTAGATTTTTCTGCTGCATGAGTACATGAATACAGCCCACAGCCTTGGAATTTTCTGTACAACTCATTGCTGGAACACTAGATTTTTGTGGGCCTAGTTCTGCCTCACTCTTTTCTCCTCCAGAGTATCTGGGAACACTTTAAACTGATTAAGACATTCTCTAACACATATgaatataaatcagaagtagttTATTAGAGTGCCCAAGAGTTATACACCAGATAAAATAATCTGGCATAAGATACCAAAAGTCTTAAAGAATTAATCCACCTACAAAAAGCCAGCTATTTTGTGTTTCTTACTATATGCCTGAACCTCTTCTGTGATGATGAGCGTTTTTCAGTTTGCTGAACACGCACTTGCTCTAATCTTCACTAATGTCCCAGTGTTATATACTATTCAATCATAGCAACCATCAACTTcataagaaaaagagcaaaagaccTAACACCAACAGAAAAAACATCACTAGATGTGGACTCTTCTGTGACGGCATGACACTACTCCCATTCACCCAACAGTGTGACTGAAGGAACTTAGCTACAGGTGGTTCCTACATTTACAAGTAATAGCCTTGTTACAATACAAGTTGAGTGACCCCAACACTAAAAGACTGCATTGGTTAGAAATGGCACTGCCCTGGGCTAGCCAAGGCATGAATGAACTGCTGATTCCTTTCACAACTGCTTACCTGGGTGCTGATTTGCTGTGGTACAGTCTGGGTCCGGATCCATGTATGCACCTCTGCAAGCTCCTTCTTTTGCCCATCTGTAAACCaaggctgctgcttttgcatGACTGCCAGCTTCTCCAGATCCTCCTTTAAAACTTCCTCTTTAATTCTGCAAGTAACAGACATCTGTGAACACAGCTGTACTAAATGAAGCAAGGCAGGCACTCATTACAATCACCCTGGAAAAGTCTCTTCACCAGAATCTATAGCTGAAGTCTAGACAGCATCAGCAATTGACAAGCAACTATACTTTGTTATACCTTACTTGCTTTGTATGGCTTCTTTCAACACTGGtctgtcagggtttttttttgtttgttttttttttgttggggtttttcaggTGTtcggtgtggggttttttttttgttttattgttttgtgtatttttttaatgtggaatcTCATTACAAATCATATATAAGCTAATTGCAAGCAACTTCAAATAACACCTAAGTATTTTTACCCCTTTGTGCATTCAAAGTACAGGATAATAAGCAATCCCCTGTAACACTTCAGCAAAAAGGTTACATGTTACCATATTTCAACTGATAGtggaaatagggaaaaaatagaCTAAAGGAAATAACCAGGGCTTAAAATGCACAAACACTAGTTTAATACACCTTCTTGGCATTTTATTGGCATGTGCGCTCTTTCTATGGTCTCATTTTTAATTCTACAGCTCTATACATAATTCCAAACTACATGTCAGAAACTGTTGATGTTTTCCAACCTGTTTGGCATTTGGTAAGTCATTAGAACTCGCTCAGGTGTGTGATCCATCATCACCCAGGCTGACTCATGTTTGGATTTATGAGCCgtccctttttcttctgcttcctgatTCTTCTCTTCTTTGGAAGCTTCAGAAGAATCATTACTGGCAAAATACTTGCTGCTTTTCCCACTGTCTGCTGAGAAttaccatgaaaaaaaatgaatgcagatGCCTGAGAAATCCTAGTAATTCAgcacaaaaaagtaaaagaacACCAGTGTATTCTTGTGAGCTAGTTCTGTAATACAAACACAGGTACTCCCAGATGACTGCTCTAGCAAGTGATTAGTACCTACTGAAAATTCAAAGATAAAGTGCATTCTGTTAAGTTTCTTAAGACCTCCAAAGCTCTTTTCACTCTTCTCCAAATTAATTGGCTCaacttctctgcttctgtttcaaGAGGTCCTGCTCTAGGCAGATTTACCTTTACTCAAATAAGATGCAAGCCAGTATCTAATGCAGAGAAAAGTGATAATGAGCAAAATGAAAGAGTCACAGGTTATAGGAACAGCTTCTTAGATTCCCATTTCCAACTACAGCGACTGAAACAAACGTGGCTTCAAACGCTGAAAGCTGGTGAAAAGTAAAGACTACAGATCCTCTTACTAGGATTTCCCATTCCCATTACAGTATCTTGTTATGAATTACCAACATGTTTGCAAGCCATCTAGCACATCCAAAACATCCAAATCTCAAAATTCCCTACCTGTGCCACAACCAGAAGTCTCATTGGAGCCAGAGCCTAAAGAAAGAGATAAAGCTGATCCACTGCCTGATGCTGCCGAACCTGTACCCGACTGGGAGTCCTCGTACCGTGAGTGGTCAGTAAATTCACTAGAAGCACAATGGCTAGCACTGTTACCACTGTCTTCTGGATTGTTGTCCTggagacaaaaatcaaaacaaacacatCCATGGAAGTTACATTTAAGTTTGAAAAAGGAAGTTCATGCATTTACTGAATTTGACACATGTTGACTAAGTTCTCGTATCAATTCAATAGGTTTGGCGTTTCTAGCTCTGAAAATGAATGGCGGTCTAGAACTCAGGATAACACTCTTCATGCGTGAAAGCAACAAGCATCTGGACTCTAGTTTACTGGTTTCTGCTGTAGATCCTTCCCCATTGGGTCAAGATATTGTACTGTTGCATTAAGTTAATATTTTCTGCTGACAAGAGAGCAGGAGTCAGTTCCCTTCATGTCCTGTTAGATGGCATGAAGCAGCCACACACATCAAGCAATGGTGCACTACAGGGAAAATGAGAGAGTCTTCCCCTGATTCACTGTGTGAAGCTCACCGCTTCAGCAGCTACAGGTACACCAACTCCCCTTTCAGGACCCTACCCTGCAGTTTCAGCTGATCCAGCCTTTCCAGCCCAATCTGGATTCAGGAGCCAACATATTTTTCCTTGCCTGCAGAGCTCAGATTCCTGCCTCTGAGTTTACCGCGGAAGTTGGAGAGGCCTTTTCTATGCCCATGTATGGAAACCGACCCACACGGATCCCTGTTCTTCGTTCATTAGCTGCATCCCTGGGAGACAGAGGGAGTAATTAGAAGCGTATCTTCCCTTTGTTTTGGTTCTCCACAGAGACTGTGGGACTGGGTGAAAAAGGATGCGAATTGCGCAGCACTAACCAAGTTCCACATGCataaaagccccaaacccaaaatTCCGGCCGACAATTTAATTGAAAAGGCTGCTGCCAAAAGGCTGAGCAGAAGTGGCTTGTGGCAACCTAGACCAGATGTCACATTTCTGTCATTTGCTAAGTGCCAACACTGTACTGTTACAAGTTCCACGGGTGCAAGTATAAACAGCTTTCTCCACCTCCTGTGCTATTTGTGCCCTGCAGTCTACATCGCACAGCCACTGGAAAAAGCAGCTAACAAAATCTGGTGACCCTGAAACACAGATCATCATCACTGGTTTTGGTGACTGAACACCATGCAAGTCAGAGCTTCTCCTTTACATTAAAAATTCATATTACTTACACATTTAGCTTCTGCATGTGCCTTAACATCAGTACTAATGGAAAGCTCCATAGGTTTTGGCAGCTCTTCTTGAAGCAAGTTCAGCTGAAGTGGGGAGCTGCTCCGTGAGCTACTCAGCAGTAGGGCCTGGTCACGCTGGCCCTCTTGCTGGTCCTCCATGGATGTGGCAGAAGAAGCTGGAAAGGGCTGATCCACAGAGCCCGGTGCTATTTGTgatggagcaggagcaggggccgGAGGTAGTGTAGTGCATGGATATGAGGAGGGGGAATAAACATACTGAGGGCTAGGAAGAAAGACATATTGAGGCATCTGAGCGTACGTGGGGAAATTCTGGAAAAATACAGCCATAAACGTGCCTATGTTTGGGGGATAAAGTGCTGAGCATGACTGTGCTTCGTAGCATAGTTGTGCCGATGACATGGACTCAGGTTTTAATGAGTGAAGGGCAACCTCCCCTCCTACAGAAGAGGCTGGAAAACTAGATAGTGGATGCGAATAGACAGGAAATCCCACAGGAGGAAGGACATTCGTACTGGATGAGCTCAGATAGGAGGCTTCTGAGGGAGAGAATGACTGTTTCTGAATTGTTCTCTTCCCACATGGAAgactatttctatttttactaGAAAAGTGGCTATCTGAGGACTGTATTTGAGGTTTCTGGCGCTTGAATTTtccatgtttgctttttttccagctagCTGGGCTCATCTGCTTTGAAGGGGAATCTcctaaggaggaagaaaaatagacACATTCACTGAAATGACAGACCTGGGGCGGGGGcagtgggaaagaaagaaaaagacaaaagagaacaTCCAGATAATTGAGTGTGGCTTATTTGGAGAGCTGACTTTCTTCTAGATAATTCTTTTGTACACTACAGTGATGGATTTGCTGACATATCtacaatattttcctttgtgtcaTCAATTTTCTTATCAATTATATTGGCTTATCCCAACCAGGTCTTTTACATTCCTTCAAGGGGAGGCAATAAACTACCTGGGATTTGCAGGTTTGACTGCAATAATTATATGCTTTGTGAAAAATCTAAGATAGCAACATCCAAGATGGAGCAGACCTTCTGTGTGGGTAATGCTGTTGTCAAGCCTTGGCAGTTCAAAGGAAGCATTCTGTTTGCAGCCAGCATAAGATACTCGCTAAATCATGCGAAGGAGAACCACTGCTAGGTTGGTCTTTGTAagtcattgtcctggtttcagctgggatagagttaattgtcttcctagtagctggtatagtgctatgtttttgagctaggtatgagaagaatgttgataacaccgacgttttcagttgttgctaagtaatgtttagactaaagtcaaggattttttagcttctgttgcccagccagcaagcaggctggagcggcacaagaagttgggaggggacacagacaggacagctgacccaaagtggccaacggggtactccatgccatgtgacgtcacgtctagtataggaactggggggagtcagggcagggggatcgccacttggggactaattaggtgtcgatcagtgggtggtgagcagttgcactgcgcatcatttatatattccaacccttttattattactgttgtcattttattagtgttatcattatcattattagtttcttcttttctgttctattaaactgttcttatctcaacccataagttttacttcttttaccaattttctcccccatcccactaggtgtggagtggaagtgagtgagcagctgcgtggtgcttagttgctggctagggttaaaccacaacagtcatcTACTAAGTCTTTATTTCTCAAGGCTGCTGCCTACCTTGGCCACAGGAATGTCCGTTGTTACTTCTGCTCCCCTGTTGAAGGTAAGTCCTAAATGGAGAGAGCAAGATCCTCTGGCGGAACTTGTCAACGTAGTTCTGCTCCTCCTTTTGAGTGTGAGCTGACAATGTCTCTTTCGTTAGGCCAATTGGCTTTAAGTCCTCAGGCACCATAGTGAGACTCTGAGCATTCACAGGAGGCAGCTCAATTTGTTCACTTCCAACAGTAGTATCTTCCATTGTAGTCACTTCTTtgaagaggggagaaaataaatcaCTTATTCTTTGCTCTGGACTTCTGGTGTCAACTCCCACAACACACAGAAGGTTACACAGAAAACAATCTCATCTGAGCTACTGAGCAGATacaggctgcagaagcagcagggagaaaacaCCCTTTACACTCAAATATAGTCACACTAACATCAACTGAGTAAATTACTTTGCATGGTCTAGAAAACTTCAAATTCACTTTCAAGTTACAGAGGCActtctttcttcatattttcttagTACAATAGCAGTTAAATACTCATTTTTATGCTTCTTTCTGCATTAAAATGAAGTAACACTGGCCCACTAGTCATTTTTATTATAATCCTCAATGGCCAAAAGCACATTGCTGTGTTCAAGACATATGTGATGAAGTTAAAGGGGAAAGGAAATAGTGCACTCTGATAAAACTAGGTTttgttaaaatactgtaaaaatttcCAGGCTcaagttttcttcacagtatcCCTAGAAGTACCTTAATTGTATTTCAGAGTTCATATTCATGCAAACATATCTTAAATGGACAAAACTTTCTCATGGTCTACTTCAGTTTGAAAACATTGtgtaaatttaaaaatcagtgagTCAAGTCAGTGTTTTGCAAGTGCAAACAGTACCTGATTCAGGGTGTGGGACATGCACTATAGTGCTGCTGTAACTGCACTGGCTGGTGACAGACACCACACTTGGAGCCTTGTTGGACAAGGTCAGGTCTGCCAGAGGAGCTCCCACCATGCCTGTAGTTCTCTGATCTTTCAGCGTCTCTCCCGGAACAGCAGATATCGGAGTTTCGGAATTAACTGCTGAAAGCATAGCAGTATCTTTTGGTAAATGACAACATTTCTATGTGGAATTTCATTCCAAGCACTACAGTCCCAATTCATCACATCTGActggttcagaaaaaaacagtaactATGCAGACTACTAAAGACAGTCTTTTATACAAATAAATGTAACATTCTTATGCCAGTGCCATGTCAGCACATACTAAACACGGCATAAAATGAGTGAGCAAGAGAAGATACATCTAGCAACAACAAACAATAGTTCTTTTGACGCATTCTACATTCAAAGACTTAATATTGTAGGTTATGCTTAATTGTGAGGTCTAGACAAAGTAAGCAATTATTTACCACATAACCAAAATATATGTGCTGTTAGCATGACAACACTTTAAAAAGTAGGCATAAACCTTAGAATGTACAACAGtggcatataaaaaaaaaaaaaaaatcacttgttgAGGTCCTAATTATGATTGCCAGTATACTTTGTGTTACCTTCCAATGCCTTGACTTCCTGCTGACTTTGCTGGCCTTGCTTGTCATCTTCTGAAGATGACGATGATGTATTTGCAGATTTACACTTCCTTTTCAGTGCTGGAATACTGCAGCTCTCTAGatatctgaaataaaagcatatcACAGGAAGCTCTCCCCACTTtgcattttttctccatttggagAGACAAACATTTGAGCAATCCAAACTGGAGATCCAAAGGTTGTTAACTAGTATTTCAAATTcaccgcaggaagctctggaCATATATCTGCTTTCCAaggagtattttaaataaaaacctatcaattactcttaaaaaaaaaaggaaaaaaagaaaaaagatgatgttATCCACTTGGttaaaaaatactgacattttatAAATTATATCAACTTTCTGTTTTATATGGATGTTCTCAAAGCGTATATTGAGAAGACATTGACATATTAGGCCCATCGAAATTCAAACTGCTATTGCACCAAGGGTGAAACTAGCAGTAGACAAATGTCAATAGCTGCAAACAGAATCTTAGGCCCTAAGTTCTTCATTACTGTGTAATTGTGATTGACTGAGCATTGGGATGGATTCCCCAGAAAGGCAGAAAACTTTACAAACAATCCCAAATTTATCTCACAACTCAAAACCCAGATAGCTTAGACCAATGCAAACTGCTTGGATATTTACCTTCCACCAATTAATCTTAAACTTGTGTAACTAAAATCGCTTCATAGTTTATTACCTGATAATACTATCAACACAATTGATCTGCTGATAGGAAGGAACACGTGGAGCCTTCTTTGAATCATCATAAAACGCGTTGCCTGGTTCTTCTGTGCTATCACTTCTCAATGtctgaagaaaacaggaagcaGAGTCCCCCTTCCctagaaaagcagaaatcctCAAAGACTCCTCTCAAAGTCATCTAAACACTACCCCCaccaagacacacacaaacatatgtgtgtgtatatacatatatatgacaCAAGGATATACGGCTTATGACAGCACAGCTCTCATCACTAAGTTATTCTGCATTTTCATCTTAAGTCACATGTTTTGAGGCAAGGGAGGTAGAAGGGGAAAGAatgcctaaaaagaaaaaaaccccatacaacaCCTTAAACATCCACTCAGAACAACTAGTAAACACCAAGAAaacagcatagaaaaaaaataatattgtatttAAATTGTAAACAAAGCTGCAATCAATATTACTCTTCTCTCAATTTATACATCACAGAATCCAACCTGTTATTTAACAGTAATTTACAGCTTTGCATAGCATAGATACACTGGTCAGAGAAGTATCGACATTCACAGTGCTGTCTTCTTATCAACAAGACTAGGAGTTAATTATCATTTTCCTAGGCAGTATCACCGTGCAAAATGTTTTAATACAGATTCCTGTACTTGAGGAAGCATCCAGGTTTCTCCATATATTTGTGCTAGGTAGTAACTGCAAATAATGTGCGTTAGCATACTATTAAGCGCTCACTAACTAAACCACTACTTCAGTGGGAAGTGGGGCAGTGTTTTCCAACCTATGGATTGTTTCTGAGAGTCCACATAAAGTAACTAAGGGAAGCTTCCACAGTAGATTTATACTTGCTACAAGCAAGTCCGCATTTTCactagaaaatgttaaaataaaagtcTAATAACCTCGGAAGAGACAGATATGTTCCTCCATATCTCAGGGAGCAGTTAAAAAGTTAATGGatctgctgaggtttttttgggggtaggtttagggtttttttggttggttggtttttgattgtttaaaaaacaaaacaaaaccaaaccaaaacacttccCACATTTAAGCCACGCTAAAATGCTATCTTAGAGTTCTTCAGCATAACACCAGCTAGCCAAACTCAGGGCTATAGACCTACTGGAGTTCATGTTACCTTAAGGATCATAATTACATTAACTTACCTCCTAGCACTTCTGAGCTCACAGCCTGTTCATTTCCATTCTGTGGCTTACTCCTTGATGCAATATACAGCTGCTGTCCCAGATTCTTTATTCGGTTGACATCTGCACAAACTTGTTGCAAGGTCATCTTGAGATACGTGAAAATGTGAAgtcagaataaaattaataaagagAGGCCATAGGAGACCATTAAGATGGGCTTGGGTCCTTGTATTCTCCAAGCTGAAAGGGAGTAGACTGCCAGCCTAAGCCTGGTATCTATTGGTATTTGTGAATTTAATGAATCTCATTATCATGGTTGATTTAATTAAATTAACTACGATAAAGC from Accipiter gentilis chromosome 1, bAccGen1.1, whole genome shotgun sequence includes these protein-coding regions:
- the PER3 gene encoding period circadian protein homolog 3 isoform X2 — translated: MDVGRRRGGGSERGGRWSPAAAAGAAGEREEALGPPGPGRQAAERRGDAGLPCALCTGTGSSEKRLNGPHSDRTDFCSREPNGRSAGSCVRQSKVNSEQLKWSQSHRDLMMMIQEIKRCLPEEKRSSSKPSTISALNYALQCVQQVQANNDFFQALNDRRVFQTDVMTYSIEELVAIASEHTPKNTDTFVAVFSLLSGRILHISEQAASILHCKKKVLDSCRFVELLVPQDVSVFYTHTDQSHLPLWNMEGQTASLYEYAQVKSFFCRIRGGKDQEMRCYPFRITPYLVHVCTSVHADAEFCCLALAEKIHSGYEAPRIPMDKRIFTTTHTPGCVFLDIDDRAVPLLGYLPQDLIGTSILMYLHPEDRPLMIAIHRKILKFAGQPPFEHLPIRFCTQNGDYVILDTSWSSFVNPWSRKVVFIIGRHKVRTSPLNEDVFAARRKETSSVEKEIRELQGQIYKLLLQPVHSNVSSGYGSLGSSGSYEHYISIASSSDSNGNCAEEIQEPMTLQQVCADVNRIKNLGQQLYIASRSKPQNGNEQAVSSEVLGGKGDSASCFLQTLRSDSTEEPGNAFYDDSKKAPRVPSYQQINCVDSIIRYLESCSIPALKRKCKSANTSSSSSEDDKQGQQSQQEVKALEAVNSETPISAVPGETLKDQRTTGMVGAPLADLTLSNKAPSVVSVTSQCSYSSTIVHVPHPESEVTTMEDTTVGSEQIELPPVNAQSLTMVPEDLKPIGLTKETLSAHTQKEEQNYVDKFRQRILLSPFRTYLQQGSRSNNGHSCGQGDSPSKQMSPASWKKSKHGKFKRQKPQIQSSDSHFSSKNRNSLPCGKRTIQKQSFSPSEASYLSSSSTNVLPPVGFPVYSHPLSSFPASSVGGEVALHSLKPESMSSAQLCYEAQSCSALYPPNIGTFMAVFFQNFPTYAQMPQYVFLPSPQYVYSPSSYPCTTLPPAPAPAPSQIAPGSVDQPFPASSATSMEDQQEGQRDQALLLSSSRSSSPLQLNLLQEELPKPMELSISTDVKAHAEAKCDNNPEDSGNSASHCASSEFTDHSRYEDSQSGTGSAASGSGSALSLSLGSGSNETSGCGTDSGKSSKYFASNDSSEASKEEKNQEAEEKGTAHKSKHESAWVMMDHTPERVLMTYQMPNRIKEEVLKEDLEKLAVMQKQQPWFTDGQKKELAEVHTWIRTQTVPQQISTQGCVTCDIRGASCEAAMAADNMENKGKSPLLLQR
- the PER3 gene encoding period circadian protein homolog 3 isoform X4, whose product is MDVGRRRGGGSERGGRWSPAAAAGAAGEREEALGPPGPGRQAAERRGDAGLPCALCTGTGSSEKRLNGPHSDRTDFCSREPNGRSAGSCVRQSKVNSEQLKWSQSHRDLMMMIQEIKRCLPEEKRSSSKPSTISALNYALQCVQQVQANNDFFQALNDRRVFQTDVMTYSIEELVAIASEHTPKNTDTFVAVFSLLSGRILHISEQAASILHCKKKVLDSCRFVELLVPQDVSVFYTHTDQSHLPLWNMEGQTASLYEYAQVKSFFCRIRGGKDQEMRCYPFRITPYLVHVCTSVHADAEFCCLALAEKIHSGYEAPRIPMDKRIFTTTHTPGCVFLDIDDRAVPLLGYLPQDLIGTSILMYLHPEDRPLMIAIHRKILKFAGQPPFEHLPIRFCTQNGDYVILDTSWSSFVNPWSRKVVFIIGRHKVRTSPLNEDVFAARRKETSSVEKEIRELQGQIYKLLLQPVHSNVSSGYGSLGSSGSYEHYISIASSSDSNGNCAEEIQEPMTLQQVCADVNRIKNLGQQLYIASRSKPQNGNEQAVSSEVLGGKGDSASCFLQTLRSDSTEEPGNAFYDDSKKAPRVPSYQQINCVDSIIRYLESCSIPALKRKCKSANTSSSSSEDDKQGQQSQQEVKALEAVNSETPISAVPGETLKDQRTTGMVGAPLADLTLSNKAPSVVSVTSQCSYSSTIVHVPHPESVTTMEDTTVGSEQIELPPVNAQSLTMVPEDLKPIGLTKETLSAHTQKEEQNYVDKFRQRILLSPFRTYLQQGSRSNNGHSCGQGDSPSKQMSPASWKKSKHGKFKRQKPQIQSSDSHFSSKNRNSLPCGKRTIQKQSFSPSEASYLSSSSTNVLPPVGFPVYSHPLSSFPASSVGGEVALHSLKPESMSSAQLCYEAQSCSALYPPNIGTFMAVFFQNFPTYAQMPQYVFLPSPQYVYSPSSYPCTTLPPAPAPAPSQIAPGSVDQPFPASSATSMEDQQEGQRDQALLLSSSRSSSPLQLNLLQEELPKPMELSISTDVKAHAEAKCDNNPEDSGNSASHCASSEFTDHSRYEDSQSGTGSAASGSGSALSLSLGSGSNETSGCGTADSGKSSKYFASNDSSEASKEEKNQEAEEKGTAHKSKHESAWVMMDHTPERVLMTYQMPNRIKEEVLKEDLEKLAVMQKQQPWFTDGQKKELAEVHTWIRTQTVPQQISTQGCVTCDIRGASCEAAMAADNMENKGKSPLLLQR
- the PER3 gene encoding period circadian protein homolog 3 isoform X3; the protein is MDVGRRRGGGSERGGRWSPAAAAGAAGEREEALGPPGPGRQAAERRGDAGLPCALCTGTGSSEKRLNGPHSDRTDFCSREPNGRSAGSCVRQSKVNSEQLKWSQSHRDLMMMIQEIKRCLPEEKRSSSKPSTISALNYALQCVQQVQANNDFFQALNDRRVFQTDVMTYSIEELVAIASEHTPKNTDTFVAVFSLLSGRILHISEQAASILHCKKKVLDSCRFVELLVPQDVSVFYTHTDQSHLPLWNMEGQTASLYEYAQVKSFFCRIRGGKDQEMRCYPFRITPYLVHVCTSVHADAEFCCLALAEKIHSGYEAPRIPMDKRIFTTTHTPGCVFLDIDDRAVPLLGYLPQDLIGTSILMYLHPEDRPLMIAIHRKILKFAGQPPFEHLPIRFCTQNGDYVILDTSWSSFVNPWSRKVVFIIGRHKVRTSPLNEDVFAARRKETSSVEKEIRELQGQIYKLLLQPVHSNVSSGYGSLGSSGSYEHYISIASSSDSNGNCAEEIQEPMTLQQVCADVNRIKNLGQQLYIASRSKPQNGNEQAVSSEVLGGKGDSASCFLQTLRSDSTEEPGNAFYDDSKKAPRVPSYQQINCVDSIIRYLESCSIPALKRKCKSANTSSSSSEDDKQGQQSQQEVKALEVNSETPISAVPGETLKDQRTTGMVGAPLADLTLSNKAPSVVSVTSQCSYSSTIVHVPHPESEVTTMEDTTVGSEQIELPPVNAQSLTMVPEDLKPIGLTKETLSAHTQKEEQNYVDKFRQRILLSPFRTYLQQGSRSNNGHSCGQGDSPSKQMSPASWKKSKHGKFKRQKPQIQSSDSHFSSKNRNSLPCGKRTIQKQSFSPSEASYLSSSSTNVLPPVGFPVYSHPLSSFPASSVGGEVALHSLKPESMSSAQLCYEAQSCSALYPPNIGTFMAVFFQNFPTYAQMPQYVFLPSPQYVYSPSSYPCTTLPPAPAPAPSQIAPGSVDQPFPASSATSMEDQQEGQRDQALLLSSSRSSSPLQLNLLQEELPKPMELSISTDVKAHAEAKCDNNPEDSGNSASHCASSEFTDHSRYEDSQSGTGSAASGSGSALSLSLGSGSNETSGCGTADSGKSSKYFASNDSSEASKEEKNQEAEEKGTAHKSKHESAWVMMDHTPERVLMTYQMPNRIKEEVLKEDLEKLAVMQKQQPWFTDGQKKELAEVHTWIRTQTVPQQISTQGCVTCDIRGASCEAAMAADNMENKGKSPLLLQR